The genomic segment ttgtttgtttgagaattagacttcatgattttgttctaatttattttttatgagattatccatGTCTCATAACTCGGATCGAGTTTGATGagtcattaacaaaaaaaactaaaagagaagatGGTTTTACTGAACTCCTCCTAACATAACATTAttcactgtaatttttttttgttttttttttcaacctcaattccatcattcgttattaaatttattaggaattgaactttatatttttttcaatttacttcttGTCACGATATTATGATCCGGACCGCGGATTTTACATATTAACTCGGTTGACTCAATTTTACATTcccttttctaattaattttttttctcaatttcatctttaaatatttatttgattaaaaattagatttcataatttatttcagtttactTTCTATGACGTTACATCAATCTTATAACTCTGGTAACAAGTTTGGTTGgttattaacataaaaacaaaaagaggagAAGATTTCATTATACCCCTCCTCGCTTAACATTATTcgttaaaataatttgttttttttaattaaatatatttttttcaattttatttttcaacaccaggttgattgaaaatttatctttgtaatttgtttcaatttgatttctatttagttatctcaattttataacCTGAGTTGCGAGTTTGGCATGTTAACCTAGGTTGATTAGgtcatttttttggttatttttttaattgattttttcttcaatttcatcatttaacattgagtttattgagaattttattatatagtttgttttgatttactttcgaTGAGTTTATCATAATCTGACACGTGATCCAATATGTTGctatcttaaaatttatataaaaaaatattatttaaaatatttattatgaattaaactatgattttattggctatccataatatttttagaCCAACAAAGTCAATTGGATTAATTCTcagttagtttaatttttttttacttgaaaaagaTTAGCAAtgcttaaataattttatataattatttttttaatccaatcaaTAACATAGTGCGGGCCAAAATTTAATGGAGTTTATGATGAGAttgtaaggggaaaaaaaatttactaataTACTACATAACTAAACTACGACTCCATATATAAAAGACAAGAGGTGATATTTGGAATTACggtaaaagtatatttttgaaaacttttaatttttttttgttttggattattatgatgatattaaaaataaatttaaaataaaaaatataaattattttgatatatttttaaataaaaaatattttaaaaaataatattcactGCACTCCTAAGCATGCAAACTTGATTGATAAAAATGTTTATTCCGTAGAAAACTAGCTTAAAAATGTTATGTATAGAAACCAAATCAGCCAGCAGCTTGGGAGCACGTGATTAGTGTTTTTCTATTATAGTTTCTGGCTTTGATAAATCTTAGTTTATTTCCTAATTGGTGTTCGTGCGAAGCTGCgtattagattattatttttttaattcaaaacaatttgataattggattaaattctaattaatttaataatacaataaaaattaaaacaatgacaaatttttttttgtcttgagcAAAGCTGGATTAACACATAAAACTCGTAACCTAAACATGAAATATATTCAGATAACATGTCTATTGTATATCATAGgacatgagattgagatagTTCGATAAAAGAATTgacaatgaataaaaacaaaactagaaaaactaagagaaaaatatatatcaagatatttaatatcacaaCATTAGTCATTTAACCAGTCGTGTTTAATGAAAtcgattattaaaattaatttgtaatagaaatcgacatatatataaaatttattaaataaaataaaatgaaaaaaaatactatgcaagactgtatatattaaaaatattataaaagaatcaatatttttaatttttaaaaataaatttaatttatataaaataaaaaaaaaattacagatgaatcatacctcttcaaaaattaaacacactcaatataattaaaaaataatttttattttaaaaaggctaaataagccaaaaaaatcacagagaaatgtattaataaaatataaacttaaaaattaattaaaaaaacatataaaaagatatttattaaaaaaaagaatgaggcaAAACATTATTGGGCCGGGTAAGCCAGTCCCATCAAGGTTAGGCCCATGTATGCAggcttttaatctttttcttttaatttaatagggTGGACGACATGTCGTTTGCTCTAATTTgtttcagaaaaataaacaatgcgTTGTTTAAATTCCCCTAATTctgacaacaacaaaaaaaaaaagagttcatatttgtttttacctaAAAACCTATTTGTAACTCATTTTGACTCAAAACATATAGAAAACACTAAATGAACCTTGTTAAACGAACCCATGACctcaaaaaatactaaaaaaatctcaaaacctgaaatcaacccgaaacaaaaaaatatttctaagtttatatctatttttaggcactttcaagataaaaaaagacaCCTAATTCGAACTCATCTCATTATATAGAATCATCTGACACAAAAATTAACCATTTTGGTGGTTGAAATCGTCGTCAAtgacaactttctctctctatactGGAATTTAGCaagtccctctctctctctccaacaaaaaaaggattgaaaaatgagaaaaataaagtttggtatcaaaattaaatttttaaaaattaaagggactGGTTACGCAAGAGCTAAAAAAGATAAGAgattaaaatatacttttcaaacaaatttcaatgtagctatttattttttctgtttttttcactttaatcatttatctttcaatccaaccattttctcttaaaaaatatataattagatgTTAATTTGGGTTTAAAGGGGTTAagcagtaaaaaataaaagttcaaaaataaaattatttttttaaaaaaataacaaccattactgtttcatttaaagtttGTAAATGACCATGGTCCCTTAATCAAGATTGCTCACGTAGACAACACTTTCAAATTTCAATGGTTATGCTAAGAAGATTGGTGGCGATCATGTCCATTAATGCATCTTTTCTCAAAGATAAGCTGCTGCTTATACTGTGTTTGGTATAAcagtagaaattattttttaaataatttttatttaaaattatattaaaataatattatttttattttttaaaatttatttttgatattaatatattaaagcaatttaaaaatataaaaaatttataaattaaggaAACAGTAATGGAACTGCTACGCTAAACTGTCCCTGAAATAAACTcttatgaaaattattttatatatatttcacaatacattaaatttaaattcactgttccattcaaattaaatacaaatgTCAATGTTTGAACAGGAAGACTTTCAATACaaggacaatatttttttttattaatagaaaaagaaagacgaaccaactaaataaaaattattgtaaattatTAGGTGTAGACTATAAGCGGAAGCAACAGAGACGCCCACAGGCTGAGGCAGTACAGATTACAAAACCACCAACCATGCAAGTACAGAGGGCAATTATGTACTTACAcaacttcttttttccaagttctagttaaaaaaaagtcGCTGTTCCAACCAATAAATCTTCCCTCGGAGCCCTCTTGCCTCTTCCCATCTTTctggcctctctctctctctcccaaaATCTCTCATTCTTCCGTTTTAATTACTTCAGCTCTGTCTGATATATCGAGAGAGAAATAGATTGGCTCTGCTTTTGACCCCAATTGACGTCACCTAACATGAGAGACCTACAGTTGACCCAGGTTGCTGGAACCCGGAAATCCCCTCCGGCCATGATTTCTGCAGGCGAAGAAGATGCCGATGACATGAAGGAGGATGTTAGGCTTCTTGATTCTTATGAAAGCCTTGGAGATAATGATAATTCGCATAGAATTGTGATCGAGGAAGATGGGTTTAAGAGAATTCAAGTGAGAGTTACAGGGATGACTTGTGCAGCTTGTTCCAATTCTGTTGAATCAGCATTGAAGAGTGTTGATGGGGTTTTCAGAGCTTCTGTTGCTTTGCTTCAAAATAAAGCTGATGTTGTATTTGACCCTGCTTTGGTTAAGGTAGGTTGGTATTCTTGGCGgtggctaaattgaaaaatattacaattgaattttgatttttttgtggcGTTTTGATTGTTAAGTAGGAGATGAGTTATTGTTAGTTCTTTGAGATTCTTAGCTTTTCATTAGTTAGTAGCTTTGATTTTATCTcggttattttgaaattttgttttgctgaATTGGATCATATTTTTGTGCTCAATGTGAAATAGTTTTAGATTTTCAGTTTGGGTTTGGTTATAGCTGATGGTGGATTGGAAGTTGTTTTTATAGCATAGTGTTTTGAACTGAATGTTCTAAGTTTTAAAGCCGAGCTGAATATCATACTTTTGACTTTTAAGCTCTAGGTTGGCTTCCTTGTAGCTATTGAGTTCATATATTTTCAACCGcggcataattttttttttttaatgtacatTCATGGATCATATATCATGTAGACTTGATTGAGGAACTTCTTTGTGGTTACCGTACTTCTGATGTTAGAAAAGATCTAAGATGACATGTTAGTCCTAAATGATGAGAAAGGTATGATTTGACATTGCTATTGATAAAGCAGAACAACAGGACATCCTATATAACTTACTCTGGATGCATTCAGGTTAAAGATTTCTTGCTCCTACATTTTCCTTTTTGAACACACTCAGAAAGTTCGACTTTGAAATTCTAGGTCCCCATTTTCTGAATACATTTCTTGCTATGGGTGGGGGTTTGGTAAATTGAAATGTTCAGGTACTCTAAAAAATTGTAAATTGTATGTTTTATAGATTGATTGCAATGCTTCAAGTGAATCTCAAGGTTATATATTTGTGGCTTATGAAAGAGGGTTTCCACAGTTGTTGAAAGACACCTAGATAACAGGATCACTGAGATGTTTATATAACTGTGAGAGATTTATGTCACATGGTTTCCTTCTCTGAATGGCTTAAGTGAACTGCATGGGCTTTTACTTTGTGTGGCTTAACCACTGTTAACGTAAATGTACTGAAGTATTTTATAAATGCCTCTGAATTCAGGATGACGATATCAAGAATGCAATTGAGGATGCAGGCTTTGAAGCAGAGATTCTATCTGAacccattaaattaaaaacaaagccAAATGGAACCCTTTTGGGGCAGTTCACAATTGGAGGTATGACCTGTGCTGCCTGTGTAAACTCTGTTGAAGGCATTTTGAGAGATCTTCCTGGTGTCAAAAGGGCTGTGGTGGCTTTAGCTACTTCTTTAGGGGAAGTTGAGTATGACCCTATTGTCATTAGCAAAGATGATATAGTGAATGCTATTGAAGATGCAGGCTTTGATGCGTCTCTTGTACAGAGTAGTCAACATGATAAAATTGTACTTGGAGTTGCTGGGATATTCAGTGAGGTGGATGTACAGCTTTTAGAGGGAATACTGAGCATGCTTAAAGGAGTAAGACAATTCCGTTACCACTGGATATCCAGTGAACTAGAAGTTCTCTTTGACCCTGAAGTTCTAGGTTCTAGATCCTTGGTTGATGGGGTTGAGGGAGGGAGCAATGGGAAATTTAAATTACATCCCATCAACCCTTACTCAAGAATGACTTCTAAAGATGTTGGAGAGACCTCTGTTATGTTTCGACTTTTCCTTTCCAGTCTGTTTCTTAGTGTAAGTATTTCTTAACATGCTAATGGTTTTGATTATCTCTTCAATAGTGTAcctctaatgttttttctttctttctttatgtttatgtgtgtgtgtgtgtgtgtgtgtgtgtgttggggtTGGTTGGTTGGTGAGTATGTTGAGGTTAGTTTACAGTTGGTATCCTTGTTTACCTGCTTTCATACACAAGTGTGCACTATATCTCCTGGTTTCTTCTAAGGACCGAGGATAATTGAGAAGGCATTATATGTTAATACATTCTTCTGAGAATCTCGCTATGGTGACATCTTCTCTTTGAACACTTGGAAAGCCCATATAGGCATCTGCTTGTTTCTTTGTTggtctgtttttattttttactgttgTATTAATTATTGGCATTTGATGAATTGTATCCAGATTCCCATCTTCTTCATGCGAGTAATTTGCCCTTATGTACCACTGTTGTCTTCCTTGCTGCTCTGGCGCTGTGGACCCTTCTTAATGGGTGATTGGTTGAAGTGGGCATTGGTGAGTGTTGTTCAATTTGTAATTGGGAAGCGCTTCTACGTGGCAGCTGGTAGAGCCCTTCGAAATGGTTCAACCAATATGGATGTTTTAGTTGCATTGGGAACTTCAGCCTCATACTTCTACTCTGTTTGTGCACTACTATATGGTGCAGTCACTGGCTTTTGGTCTCCAACATATTTTGAGACAAGTTCCATGCTGATTACATTTGTATTGTTGGGGAAGTATTTGGAATGCCTTGCCAAGGGGAAAACGTCAGATGCTATCAAGAAGTTAGTAGAACTTGCTCCAGCAACAGCACTGCTGGTTGTCAAAGACAAAGGTATTTTTTCGatctttcctttttaattttttgcactTGAGATATGGTTTGAAATtatctcattaaatttttttcacaatGAGCTATAGACAATATCGAAACACAGATAAATTCCCCTCAATCTTAATCaggctaaaaataataaaaatgaagagcTAAGTAAATTTTGGTTCATTTTCTAGGTGGAAGGTGCATTGGAGAAAGGGAAATAGATTCATTACTTATTCAGCCTAGTGACACATTAAAAGTTCTTCCTGGTACCAAAGTTCCTGCTGACGGTGTGGTTGTATGGGGTTCAACTTACATTAATGAAGGCATGGTGACTGGTGAATCTGTGCCTGTTTTGAAAGAAGTTAGCTCATCAGTTATTGGAGGTACGATGAATTTACACGGTGCTCTTCACATAAAAGCTACTAAAGTAGGATCAGATGCTGTTTTGAGCCAGATAATTAGTTTGGTTGAGACAGCCCAGATGTCCAAAGCTCCAATTCAGAAATTTGCAGATTATGTAAGTACCCCTTAAGTGGCTTTGGCTTGGCTCTATTTTACCACTATTGTCCTTCTGGTAGAAATTTTTATGGAATATGTCATCTGCTTTGGGAAGAATTGCAGTTCCTGTTGCTTGCCTATCTGTAGTAACTGAATGAGTTTTCATGCACTAAGTAAACCGTACCTTTGTTAAACACTTGTTAGCTGTTGCCAAACATGTCCTTGCGAAATTGCCAATCCATATTCTTATGTGCCAAATATATGCTATGCATTAGCTTAATTGTCtcttattttgatgtgaaaagGTCCAATTTCAGttgtattaatgttaatttgagCTATTTATTGGGACGAGGGAGACACTGCTAAGATCAGAATAAAAACTGGCTTTAAGACTGCCAGTTGTCTTTCTGGAATATTTTATAGTTCATGTTGCTGTTGGCtgtttttacaaataaattgtCAAAGGGATTATGTATTACTTGATACACAAGTTCagtcaatttttaaaatctcgTAATCCAGTTTTTCTGTCTGTTCCCCTCCACTGAATTACCGGTATTGCTAGATCTCGGATAGAAGGAAACCAATAggatattttatcttgtttggaCATTACTTGCTAAAACCATCTGACTTGTGTCTTGTTTTATATACATATCTGGTTGTTCATTTCTTTCTGGCCACTCTTTTTTCTATAGGcaatcattgttgttgttatgcATATAGACAGATATGTACTCAGATTGTCTTACTCTTTAATATTCTTCTTATATTAGATGTCTCTATGAATTGCAGGTGGCAAGCATTTTTGTTCCTATAGTTGTTGGATTGTCTTTGGTGACATTCTTTAGCTGGTAAGTTCATTGCTTGTTTTGCTTTGTTGATGTggcatcttattttttttaatggttgtattcataaattcttttgattaaatattttctgTAATCTCTTGCAGGTACATTAGTGGAATTTTGGGAGCTTACCCAGAAGAATGGCTTCCAGAAAATGGCACTTACTTTGTCTTTTCCCTTATGTTTTCAATCTCAGTTGTGGTAATTGCATGCCCATGTGCACTTGGCCTGGCAACACCAACCGCTGTCATGGTTGCTACTGGGGTTGGGGCTAACAATGGTGTGCTGATAAAAGGAGGAGAAGCTTTGGAAAGGGCCCAGAAGATTAAGTATGTGATATTTGATAAAACAGGTACTCTAACCCAGGGAAAAGCCAGTGTTACTGATGCAAAAGTTTTCACTGGAATGGGCCGTGGAGAATTTCTCAGATGGGTGGCTTCTGCAGAGGTGATTTTTTCCTTGTCAAATGTATCTTTGCATGTGTTTGCATGTGATGTTTATGGTATGTGTGCATCATACACAGCCTACCAGAGCTTGGTTATGGCTTGGTGTCCCATTTAAGGTTTCAAAGTTAGTGCCTTGAGTGTTGGTACAGAGGATACCCATAATTTAAAACTACAGGAAAATAAGCCTTAATGCATTTTGTGACATGCTATGAGTAATTAGGCACTGAAGGGAATCAACCCCCCCTTCTTTGTTAcagattattcaaaaatataaaaacaatctcTTATTCTCCATTACATTGTTTACATGTCTCAGGCTAGCAGTGAACATCCACTGGCAAAAGCAATAGTGGAATACTCACGTCATTTCCatttctttgatgaaccttctgcAACCAGCCAAACCCCCAGCAGAGAGTCTACAATCTCTGGGTGGCTTCTTGATGTCTCAGACTTCTTGGCTCTTCCTGGAAGAGGTGTGAAGTGCTTTGTAGATGGAAAACAAGTTTTGGTGAGTTCCTTGGCATAATAAATATGTAACATA from the Populus nigra chromosome 1, ddPopNigr1.1, whole genome shotgun sequence genome contains:
- the LOC133673310 gene encoding copper-transporting ATPase RAN1-like, translated to MRDLQLTQVAGTRKSPPAMISAGEEDADDMKEDVRLLDSYESLGDNDNSHRIVIEEDGFKRIQVRVTGMTCAACSNSVESALKSVDGVFRASVALLQNKADVVFDPALVKDDDIKNAIEDAGFEAEILSEPIKLKTKPNGTLLGQFTIGGMTCAACVNSVEGILRDLPGVKRAVVALATSLGEVEYDPIVISKDDIVNAIEDAGFDASLVQSSQHDKIVLGVAGIFSEVDVQLLEGILSMLKGVRQFRYHWISSELEVLFDPEVLGSRSLVDGVEGGSNGKFKLHPINPYSRMTSKDVGETSVMFRLFLSSLFLSIPIFFMRVICPYVPLLSSLLLWRCGPFLMGDWLKWALVSVVQFVIGKRFYVAAGRALRNGSTNMDVLVALGTSASYFYSVCALLYGAVTGFWSPTYFETSSMLITFVLLGKYLECLAKGKTSDAIKKLVELAPATALLVVKDKGGRCIGEREIDSLLIQPSDTLKVLPGTKVPADGVVVWGSTYINEGMVTGESVPVLKEVSSSVIGGTMNLHGALHIKATKVGSDAVLSQIISLVETAQMSKAPIQKFADYVASIFVPIVVGLSLVTFFSWYISGILGAYPEEWLPENGTYFVFSLMFSISVVVIACPCALGLATPTAVMVATGVGANNGVLIKGGEALERAQKIKYVIFDKTGTLTQGKASVTDAKVFTGMGRGEFLRWVASAEASSEHPLAKAIVEYSRHFHFFDEPSATSQTPSRESTISGWLLDVSDFLALPGRGVKCFVDGKQVLVGNRKLMTESGIAIPDQVEHFVVELEESAKTGVLVAFDDKIIGVLGIADPLKREAAVVIEGLLKMGVKPVMVTGDNWRTARAVAKEVGIQDVRAEVMPAGKADVIHSFQKDGSIVSMVGDGINDSPALAAADIGMAIGAGTDIAIEAADYVLMRNNLEDVITAIDLSRKTFTRIRLNYIFAMAYNVIAIPIAAGALFPSLGIMLPPWVAGACMALSSVSVVCSSLLLRRYRKPRLTTILEITAE